The genomic window ACATTACAATGATTCTCATCATGTGATTTGTTTTCACTGACTATTAACTACTCCACAAAGCACTGACTAATAACACCAAAAAGATAAGCTGTTCTACTGTACTGTCTCCAGTATACCTGAGTAAGGCACTGTACTGGGGAAAGATTGCACTTCTGTACTCCACCCACTGGCCGTCAGAAGGGTCCTCCGTTTCTGGGGGAGTCCCTCTGCTCCTGGAGAACAGGTTAAAGGAGGAGAATCTCCGCACTGACACCTGCTGAACATCTTGACTGTCGAGCTGCTTCTGTTTCAGCACCTGCATGATGAGAGACACATCAGAGGATGCTGCAGCTACTCTGACACATCAATACGTCTAATGTGAAAAACACTTTACATAATGCGTTACATTCGCGCTTATTGaagcaaacaaacacattaaaatagCTGAATACTAAGGGAAGTCCTTACCTGTCGCAGAAGAGCCCATCGTGCACGGGCCACATCGGTTCCACAGTGAGAGTCGTGATTTTGGTGATCATTCGCATGCATTTCTGTCGCAGCCAAAGGGGCGTCTTTAAATGTAACGTTATTCATCCCAAAGCAACCTGCTGGAACTCATGCAGAAAATTACTTCTCACTGTATCACTAGAACAGCTGCGGAATGCAGAGTCTAATCGAAGGCTTATTTGGCATTTGTTCTACGGATGCGGTTAAAGTCCATGGCGTAATTTAATCGTGTTTTACCAATTCGCCGGTTCTCTGTTGCTTAGTAATAAAATCCCATGCTACTTCCGTACACCACCTCCACTTGTGCTGGCAAAAAGGAAATCGAATCAACCACCGAAGTCATCGAACACTGTCGTATTATGGCTATCGTTTACGATTCTAGACTCGATTAGTCTTTCCTGAATTATATGTCATATTTTAGCGCCATTTGTGACTCATCCCGAGAGTCGGTTCTTTCGAACAGTTCGTTTGCAATAATTGATTCAAACCTGTTGATACAGTATTCCAttaactcacacactcacacactttccTAGTTTTTACTTTGATTGAAAAAATAAGTGGTTTACACATGCTTTATTTATAgtaataagtgtttattttattgaatgtGTTGCAGTTCAATTTGTTGCTCATACACCCATAAAAGTCAATGAGAACCTAAATCTATTTCgcatttaaaagaaatatataaagtGTAATAAGCTAATTCGACTGACTTGTAAGTTCTCGGTTAATTTTCAGTCAGTCGTGTTCGGAAAAGACGATTTTCAAGAATACGACGGTTTAATTAATAGACAAACGATTTGTGAACCGATTCAACCGAATTCAACCGAAAGATCCGATTCACTATTCGCTAGTGTATTTTTCAATACACAACAGCAGGTCAAGCACATGGGCAGCGGGGAAGTTTAAATGTTCTGAACGTGACACTTACCTAGGATGATTATTAActatatgtttatgtatgtattataaaaAGACGTCGTTCAttcataataacaattattagATCATCGTGCTGCATTAAATGAATCTAATCATCTCCTCAAGCCTGCTGCTTATGCGATTACTTTCTCGAAATGTAACGTTACGTCGGGCGAATATACAA from Danio rerio strain Tuebingen ecotype United States chromosome 13, GRCz12tu, whole genome shotgun sequence includes these protein-coding regions:
- the camkmt gene encoding calmodulin-lysine N-methyltransferase isoform X2, with the protein product MNNVTFKDAPLAATEMHANDHQNHDSHCGTDVARARWALLRQVLKQKQLDSQDVQQVSVRRFSSFNLFSRSRGTPPETEDPSDGQWVEYRSAIFPQYSALLRDNLGPIRVDEVLSSFDNTGNVCVSRQTFLSRGLILDQMLALLVVPLSALPAFSGQVLPLPLHCGQGGEDFSGARLQ